A genomic region of Papaver somniferum cultivar HN1 chromosome 7, ASM357369v1, whole genome shotgun sequence contains the following coding sequences:
- the LOC113294199 gene encoding F-box protein At3g07870-like — translation MGYINNLPTDIILDILTRLLIESILEYKLVCRAWRNLVSGHPSFSQLHLSHLNHSAADSGKLGFLVLDDYQDFHYFEYNENNDDETPFHSITRININPPFRFSYRVVGSLNGLICLYEYKYDIACICNPLTKEYVLLPKVDYDHEFSHWSIGFGYNASTNEYKVVELYKLRGEIGFMEVAVYTLGNGKGWRYVGRLDTKFFNICYGDGVFAYGALHWMDKKGERVFVFNLTKEKFGEKLSPPHFPPASSWLHLPPARRRPVYTMGDFGEDLCCTIRYYSHMRTCLDIWLLRKRNDNPDMKEQVEHAPLFWSKECSHSEMEPLAFTNSGGVLCFHHRSC, via the coding sequence ATGGGTTATATCAACAATCTCCCAACAGATATCATACTAGACATACTGACTAGGTTACTGATTGAATCAATTTTAGAGTACAAATTAGTTTGCAGGGCATGGAGAAATCTAGTTTCTGGTCATCCATCATTCTCACAATTACATTTATCTCATCTTAATCACTCTGCTGCTGACTCTGGTAAGCTCGGTTTTCTTGTATTAGATGACTATCAagattttcactattttgaatatAATGAGAACAATGATGATGAGACACCTTTTCATAGTATCACAAGGATCAACATTAACCCTCCATTCAGATTTTCTTATCGCGTAGTTGGTTCGTTAAATGGGTTAATCTGTCTATATGAGTACAAATATGATATTGCTTGTATTTGCAATCCCCTGACCAAAGAATATGTTCTTCTTCCAAAAGTTGATTATGATCATGAGTTTAGTCATTGGTCAATTGGATTTGGTTACAATGCTTCAACTAATGAGTACAAAGTTGTTGAATTGTATAAGCTAAGGGGAGAAATTGGTTTTATGGAGGTTGCAGTGTATACTCTTGGCAATGGCAAAGGGTGGAGATATGTTGGGAGATTGGATACTAAATTTTTCAATATTTGTTACGGGGATGGTGTCTTCGCgtatggagctcttcattggatGGATAAAAAAGGAGAAAGGGTGTTCGTCTTCAATTTGACAAAGGAGAAGTTCGGTGAAAAGCTTTCGCCACCTCATTTTCCACCAGCCAGTAGTTGGCTTCATTTGCCACCAGCCAGAAGACGGCCGGTTTACACGATGGGGGATTTTGGTGAGGATTTATGTTGCACTATCAGATATTACAGTCACATGCGCACATGCTTAGACATATGGTTATTGAGAAAGAGGAACGATAATCCTGACATGAAAGAGCAGGTGGAACATGCGCCGTTGTTTTGGAGTAAAGAGTGTAGTCATTCTGAAATGGAACCATTAGCCTTTACCAACAGTGGGGGTGTTTTATGTTTCCATCATCGCTCTTGTTAA